The Leptidea sinapis chromosome 15, ilLepSina1.1, whole genome shotgun sequence genome window below encodes:
- the LOC126968281 gene encoding uncharacterized protein LOC126968281, whose product MDLNMSVEPMDIDVSANSVCPMDLSFNEQCSMVKEEKTDEDFVKNLLSESILTEVKKPTYGSYTPVSELKLLKTTDINLKKSKRFTVIPIMNSFDEQCSMVKEGKTDEDSVKNFISESILTEVKKPMMNHTPVSELKLLKTTGNNLKKSKRFTVKPKMKPSNVMSYIYIILPIILILTSYTYHVGIVKICSEKLDTVQIANLFSKRLYGQPTASTKIIEALEDTSKRKLLVFLGGTGVGKTLTVSLILNEISNFANVYHYTMPTFLEVYSSNFLFGLTFCKSTVLVIDDLEEKDIDLIQRSLYELLNKTENFSKNISIILVFNCNNTGHSRMNASKCDNSISKLKFIYKDFKDLKSYYVKFDNLKENSLRKCIEFELGGENKINDRELNNIMKYFDVSVDGCKGVHNKMKYYKK is encoded by the coding sequence atggatTTGAATATGAGTGTTGAGCCTATGGATATTGATGTAAGTGCCAATTCGGTTTGTCCAATGGATTTATCATTTAATGAGCAATGCTCGATGGTTAAAGAAGAAAAAACCGATGAAGATTTcgtcaaaaatttattatcCGAAAGTATATTGACAGAAGTAAAAAAGCCAACGTATGGTTCATATACTCCTGTTAGTGAGTTAAAACTATTGAAAACAACAGACATTAATCTGAAGAAAAGCAAAAGATTCACTGTTATACCTATAATGAATTCATTTGATGAGCAATGCTCGATGGTTAAAGAAGGAAAAACCGATGAAGATTCCGTGAAAAATTTTATATCCGAAAGTATTTTGACAGAAGTAAAAAAGCCTATGATGAACCATACTCCTGTTAGTGAGTTAAAACTATTGAAAACAACAGGCAATAATCTGAAGAAAAGTAAAAGATTCACTGTTAAGCCTAAAATGAAACCTTCCAATGTGATGAGCTATATCTACATCAtattaccaataatattaattcttacttCATACACATATCATGTTGGGATTGTAAAAATATGTTCTGAAAAGCTTGACACTGTACAAAtagcaaatttattttctaagagACTGTATGGACAACCTACTGCTTCTACTAAGATAATTGAAGCTCTAGAGGATAcaagtaaaagaaaattattagtGTTTTTAGGTGGAACTGGTGTTGGAAAGACATTAACAGTGtcactaattttaaatgaaataagtaacTTTGCAAATGTTTATCATTATACAATGCCAACATTTCTTGAAGTTTATtcatcaaattttttatttggtttaacATTTTGTAAATCGACTGTTTTAGTAATAGATGACCTAGAAGAAAAAGATATTGACTTAATACAGAGAAGTTTATATGAATTGTTAAATAAGACTGAGAATTTTAGTAAGAATATCtcaattattttagtttttaattgtaataatactgGACATAGTCGAATGAATGCATCaaaatgtgataatagtataagtaagcttaaatttatttataaagattttaaagatttaaaaagtTACTATGTAAAATTTGATAACTTAAAAGAAAACAGCCTTAGAAAATGCATAGAGTTTGAATTAGgaggagaaaataaaataaatgatagagaattaaacaatattatgaagTACTTTGATGTTTCCGTTGATGGCTGTAAGGGTGTACACAATAagatgaaatattataaaaaataa